Below is a window of Macadamia integrifolia cultivar HAES 741 chromosome 8, SCU_Mint_v3, whole genome shotgun sequence DNA.
gtacttgatatgtgaattgtactcttattgtgtaaatatcatgccttcgggcccacatgtatttaactattgtattacaattcgggtatcaagtattatgggaatattcacaggtaaaccaaatcttccgctgaactgatgatctctttcttagttgtgtgtatgttgtggtggaatactgtatcagatgatcctggcaggtttgggttaaccggtgttaacccggtcactggcccggttatgtatgaacgaggtgtgacactATGCCTTTAAGTAGTCTTATATAAAAAGAATTTGTTGCTGCTCGGGTTGTAGTCAAGTAGTTGCAATCCCATGATAACAGCCAAATAAATGACATCTTAGGGgtaggtttgaaaatacccacctaAGATGAATATTTTCATCCCTACCCCTGAGATTTCATTTCCCTTACTGGTACCAAGGTTTGTAGTTACTTGACTGCAGGCAGCAACCAAGTTTCGATTGACATGTTTTCTTTTCATCAAACACATGCAAGCATTATAAAAATTGCCAGTGCATGCTCTTTTCTGAGTTCTGGGTATTATTAAAAAAGCTAGTAGTGCATACCTTCTTTTGAATCTATGgcttttattctttaatttaatTCTAAATCTGTATCAGGTTTTAATCCTATTAAACCCTCAATCACCTCCCTCTGAATTTAATCCGCCTCCCCCAGCCcaaaacacccccccccccaaaaaaaaatattcatcttTCTTTGAAGGTGTGATTCAATCCCATGAATTTGGTTATGAATAATTCAAACTTTTACTGGCCATGCTAATTGGCACCTTCTCTtagttctctcttttttttttccatccatCCAATCATCTTTTGTTTAGTAATACCTTTCAAATGAGGATTgtggatttttttaaaataaataattagaaTTGTGATTTAAAAAACCCCTAAATCAAAGTGAGTAACAGTCTTCACCACCCTACATGTCTTTTTTCAATCGTGATGATCCGATACAAAGCTTGAACTTTTGGCCTCAAGGTTGAGCACATAGTGGACAAACTATTGAGGATCCAAAGAGATTTGTTAGTCATCATTAACTCTAACCTCTTAGtgtctaaaaatgaaaatatctttCTAATACTTATTAAATGGTCAAATTTCCATGATTTctacaacaaagaaaaaaataaagatctcAATAGcaaagagattctctcttcacccagaAACTAAGTCTATAAGTAAGATAGTACGTCCTTTATTGGTTATGGCCCAAATGGATGTAATTTTGGAAGCATCATCATTGACCCAACCCCTATCTAACTCGCCCTCCAATGAGTTCTCTTCTTCGAATGGATTAAAAACTAGGATTGATTAGAAACTAGTACCAGACCACTCTATTATTAATTGGTACTAATTCCAAGGCTTAGAACTGATTAGTTAATTGGAATGATTTTGttcttggttttgaaaaagTAGAAATAAATTAGGAACCATCATTAACTCATTTATATTAGGGCCTAAATTttagtttaaaatttttgaaaagaaataataGACAATAGTGTAAAGCATTTATCTAAatcatttttcttatattaataATGAGAAAGAGTATATTAGTGTCTCCCTGTGTATATCTTATCCCTTCGATAAAATGATATATATCAACTCTTTACTACAAGAAGAAAGATAAGCACAAAGAGGTGTTAATGTACACTACGCAGAGCACAAGCAATCCCGTATCCCATTAATAATTTAACAGATAATGGAAACAGTGGTCaatcaattaaataaaatttgaaaatattaaataaaagtCAAAGCTATGTCACCCCatcatcatttttcttttgtgtagAACCATCATCAACATCAAACCAAAGTAATAACGGGCAAAGAAGCTGATCCTCCCTAACTCGTCTTTTATGTTCTTACATACATGAATATGAATATGGTAGATAGATACAGTAATTAACTGCTATTCTAATTGGCAGAGAAACTACTATTCTAttctaaagaagaaaaaggaaaaaaaaaacacttgaaagACGAAAAGGTTCATTACTAAGCTCCAAGTCAACGGTCCATCCACCAACCATGGATGAGCTGATACATAGAAATGCACAAAAAGAAGTGCTCGTCCCTTCCCCAAGTCTCATATCGCACTAGCCGCCAAAACACAAAAGACAGTTATTCTTCTTCACAAGATGCTCTCTGTCCAAAAAAATCGAAGAATGGTTGTTCTCCACAACCCTCTTCACCACCAACaatggcggtggtggtggtggtggtctcAGATGAACTCCAAGGATAGGATTCTTCAGCCACTGAAGTCATTCTAAAAGAATTCGAAGACCTACTTGTGTCCAAGATTCCGGTTGGGTGCAGAGGGAAAAGATCCAATGTTTCCTGGTCACAGATACTGTTGTTGTTTCTGTTCATCATGATTCCCTCGTTTCCATCGCCTCCTTCCAATCTTATCATGCTATTGTAACTCTGTTGCGCATCTGCATACGGTCTCCTCCTGATGTCACTAGGCAATAATACTTTCGGATAGTGTGGTGCTTGTGGAGGATAAAACCCTACTCCATTATGTTGCATGTAATATGATGGACTGCAAACAACTAcaagaaaggagggaaaaaagaatTCAAATTTTCCTACATCATCACATATTCATGGCTAACAGAAATGCCATTAAAGAAAGGAAACCTAAACGTAAGGCTCACGAGCATTCTTTATTGAAAAATTCATTTGTCAAAGGACTTGGGTACAACTCATCCTTAAAAGTTAGCCACTAAGGAGAAGTTACTCGAGTATGAGTGTGAAACAGGTTTTTATatatccacacagatggaaacCACTACATGATTTTTTTCTGTGTGATCAATTCCATATGAGAATGGTTCCCGTACAAGAACTTGATCCGCTTTCCCTAGTATCTATAATCTTTATAGTTAGCCTTCTTACATCCGATATGGTATTATTACTTCTGCCATCTACATGAACCCTAACAAATCCCAGCAAAAGTTATACAAATCATTCTTTGAGTTCAACATACAATCCCACAGGAATGAACCAAAcagggatcttttttttttttttttaaagaaaaggaGACCAATTCATTTCAAAATGCAACAAGAAtgtagagagaaaagaaaacaacaaaagaaaatggacAA
It encodes the following:
- the LOC122085839 gene encoding WUSCHEL-related homeobox 2 gives rise to the protein MENDNVDVVPPSGAAPASSRWNPTMEQISMLESFYKQGIRTPSAEQIQQITSRLRAYGHIEGKNVFYWFQNHKARQRQKQKQENMARVNRFLHNKPPPPLLLPAHPPPPCTNLVCSPSYYMQHNGVGFYPPQAPHYPKVLLPSDIRRRPYADAQQSYNSMIRLEGGDGNEGIMMNRNNNSICDQETLDLFPLHPTGILDTSRSSNSFRMTSVAEESYPWSSSETTTTTTAIVGGEEGCGEQPFFDFFGQRASCEEE